One Castanea sativa cultivar Marrone di Chiusa Pesio chromosome 4, ASM4071231v1 DNA window includes the following coding sequences:
- the LOC142633056 gene encoding zinc finger BED domain-containing protein RICESLEEPER 3-like, with product MTSHENIGNSNPSDSNQFPLIVDEDNATPSSPLLNMPKDVQAVQPSNEIIEEEGKYKSIVWNHFKRKRVDEKDKAECNYCKKLLVRGSNYGTKHFHDHVKICPRRKFQDISNMNQKILARDQNKVDSMAGVNACNFDQNVSRNELACMIILHEYPLSIVDHIGFRKYSTSLQPLFRMVSRNTIKKDILSIYENKREKSKHEIDKNQGRISITTNMWTPQNKRRGFMVVTAHFIDCLWRLQSQVMSINDAVIKIILDKLQRDTLIMRGSMLHMRCAAHVLNLIVQDGLDVIGSCIERVRESVGFWTALTKRRQKFKETTRQAHVECAK from the exons ATGACTTCACATGAAAACATTGGTAACTCCAATCCATCTGATAGCAATCAATTTCCTTTGATAGTAGACGAAGATAATGCAACCCCATCATCACCTCTGTTGAATATGCCAAAAGATGTCCAGGCAGTCCAACCTAGCAATGAGATAATTGAAGAAGAGGGGAAATACAAATCAATTGTTTGGAATcattttaagagaaagagagttgaTGAGAAAGACAAGGCTGAATGCAATTATTGTAAGAAATTGCTAGTAAGGGGATCCAATTATGGCACTAAACATTTCCATGATCACGTGAAAATATGTCCAAGAAGAAAGTTTCAAGACATTAGTAATATGAATCAAAAAATTTTGGCGAGGGATCAAAATAAAGTGGATTCAATGGCGGGTGTGAATGCTTGTAATTTTGATCAAAATGTATCAAGAAATGAACTTGCTTGTATGATCATCTTGCATGAGTATCCCCTCTCTATAGTTGACCACATTGGTTTTAGAAAATATTCAACTTCTCTTCAACCATTGTTCAGGATGGTTTCTAGGAACACAATCAAGAAGGACATTTTGAGCATCTATGagaacaaaagagagaaatcaaagCATGAAATTGATAAGAATCAGGGTAGAATTTCTATTACCACTAATATGTGGACTCCACAAAACAAAAGGCGAGGGTTTATGGTTGTAACAGCACACTTCATTGATTGTTTGTGGAGATTACAAAGCCAAGTTATGAG TATCAATGATGCAGTTATAAAAATTATCTTAGATAAGCTTCAACGTGATACACTTATTATGCGTGGATCAATGTTGCATATGCGTTGTGCAGCACATGTTCTTAATTTGATTGTTCAAGATGGTTTGGATGTAATTGGATCATGCATTGAAAGGGTTCGAGAAAGTGTGGGATTTTGGACTGCATTAACAAAAAGAAGGCAGAAGTTTAAAGAGACAACCCGACAAGCACATGTTGAATGTGCCAAATAA